The following proteins are encoded in a genomic region of Ornithodoros turicata isolate Travis chromosome 6, ASM3712646v1, whole genome shotgun sequence:
- the LOC135398615 gene encoding uncharacterized protein LOC135398615: MDRLKRKRGTIRTAATKLMDEIQQLLQRPVSSDCRGELQEKLDLLAVKEDALEQLNSSIEELTLDDAAFDDELAGSQTYQDRICITRSRATQRLNAGGNEGSPRTTAVRQGGRGNGGAEDLTESRRGTSVKLPKLEIPKFSGDLREWGSFWDQFDSTINSNPSISKVDKFKHLKSYLIEKAATAVSGLSLTAENYDVALTLLKERFNRRNLIIDEHMSRLLNLPKVGDSGQARKLRELYDEVTTGVRSLEALNVPQTSYGVLLLSALRKAIPNDLNLEYDRKHIDGDEDIKSYLEILRIEVASRERLQHVGPSGFEGRRPPLDKQRHPKNTPSGLALMVSAELPTCVFCGSNHHNLELCTKPLSIQEKKEKLKLERRCFRCGKKYHRSRECRNASRLRCVRCGGRHLTVMCDPVGIQEQVSPVASTTLASSTGSRCSGLANGTVLLQTARVWVESETRRQLVRVLLDSGSQRSFIRRSLSEKLKCQLLGEEQLTLHTFGTDLASQMKCRRVQVWLRSQYNRNEVPIEALEMPDICNDVMEGPNSDLVSGLRLNGMLVADVSPFDYNCEDGIGMLIGGDFFWKVVTGETKHISESLVAVNTRFGWTFLGPSHTSPATICSNVGVMRVTVEMHDPDLSKEVKKFWELEHLGIQHSDITVDDDAVLQEFRSTVKEVNGRYQVRLPWKASRSSLPSNESVAKDRLRSLTKKLLKNDQIMFEYDKAIRQYMREGHAEQVDLSRPSDGVTYYMPHRAVLKQERQSTKIRIVFDASSSASGFPSLNDVLDKGPNLNPELLAMLIRFRKSSIGLAADIEKAFLQICLDETDRDAFRFLWYDTRPKRNEPLPGIEVWRMTRVPFGAASSPFLMAATLRLHFERMSAYYPSLTQVLGESFYVDDLVTSVATPPEAERLFSEANEILTSAGMNLRKWTTNSSSLQEVFKDSKEDPLRAANQQRTVKVLGLCWDTKEDTLQVSTESLQPFLLLTRDTKRSLLQATARIFDPFGFLAPFTIKAKIIFQQAWEQGVRWDDPLPDEISVEWSRWINAVPDIPKISVPRALMPEESTSVLSVHCFSDASIRAYGAVVYLRTESNDGDIVVKMVAAKSRVAPLKRVTLPRLELLGALLGARLTTYVVRALHLEEEVTCFWSDSSIVLHWIKGSASRWKPFVANRVTEIQTLCDPSRWRFCPGHENPADLTTRGVQPERLIIDEFWWRGPKWLSSSDETWPVLEQRAPEPSTDAVEGEMKGVLHCLAAAEAVAPPLFHIRDFNTLVRVLRLTAWIKRFAVNCRSTEAKRRGHLTTTELNEAENYWIRQVQRESFPKEVDIISRHAGKISEASPLYNLAPYLDSNGILRLRGRLQESDGSTAQKHPIILPKIHDFTKKLIVQEHKRLLHSGVRDTLVQLREHYWIIKGRQVVKNVLHQCMTCRRWRAKPAEEPTAPLPKDRVTKDHPFAVVGIDFAGPLYYKGIPSDSKAYIVLFTCAVTRAVHLEIITDLTTPTFLLAFRRFTARRGVCHTIYSDNALTFKRASKDLKRLWTSLRSEEAVNYFSQIHLHWKFIVERLWWGGFWEGMVRSVKTALRKALGRSTLTLDELTTLLTEVEATINSRPITYTYSELNEPEPLTPSHFLVGKRLTRLPPNSPATDFPSSERRQLQRILRYREILLDRFWRRWQHEYLHEVRTAHWQRSSTSSALQVDDLVLLKEDKAPRSLWKICRVVKTFPGRDGRVRSCLIQRPQGGTVRRAVQNLFPLEVS; this comes from the coding sequence ATGGACCGACTGAAACGGAAACGCGGAACGATTCGAACGGCAGCTACGAAGCTCATGGATGAGATACAGCAACTGCTGCAAAGGCCCGTTTCATCGGACTGCAGAGGTGAGCTTCAAGAGAAACTTGACCTGCTAGCAGTTAAGGAAGATGCACTAGAGCAGCTAAATAGCTCGATTGAAGAATTGACTTTGGATGACGCTGCGTTTGATGACGAGCTGGCAGGTTCGCAGACCTATCAGGATCGGATATGCATCACAAGATCACGAGCTACACAAAGACTAAACGCAGGAGGTAACGAAGGGTCGCCTCGCACGACTGCAGTAAGACAAGGCGGAAGGGGCAATGGAGGTGCAGAAGACTTAACGGAGAGTAGACGAGGAACCTCAGTGAAGCTCCCGAAACTGGAGATTCCAAAGTTCAGTGGTGATCTCAGGGAATGGGGAAGCTTTTGGGATCAATTCGATTCCACTATTAACAGCAATCCCTCGATTTCGAAGGTTGATAAATTCAAGCATTTGAAGAGCTACCTTATAGAGAAGGCAGCCACAGCTGTGAGTGGACTATCACTAACCGCAGAAAACTACGATGTCGCTTTGACGCTTCTGAAGGAGAGATTCAATCGAAGAAACCTCATAATCGATGAGCATATGTCACGACTACTGAATTTACCTAAAGTTGGTGACTCCGGACAAGCAAGAAAGCTTCGCGAACTGTATGACGAGGTTACGACAGGAGTCAGGTCACTGGAGGCTTTAAATGTCCCACAAACCTCTTACGGTGTGTTACTTCTGTCTGCACTGCGAAAAGCGATTCCGAACGATCTCAACCTCGAGTATGACAGGAAGCACATTGACGGCGATGAAGACATCAAATCATACTTAGAAATCCTGAGAATCGAAGTGGCGAGCCGCGAGAGGCTGCAGCATGTTGGACCGTCAGGCTTTGAAGGTCGCAGGCCTCCCCTAGATAAGCAACGACATCCGAAGAATACTCCTTCAGGACTCGCTCTTATGGTCAGTGCAGAACTACCGACTTGTGTTTTCTGCGGATCGAACCACCACAACCTGGAACTCTGTACAAAACCTCTGTCTAttcaagaaaagaaagaaaagctgaaATTAGAAAGACGATGCTTCCGCTGCGGCAAAAAGTACCACCGATCCAGAGAATGTAGGAATGCTTCGCGACTCAGGTGCGTGAGATGTGGAGGGAGACATCTCACAGTCATGTGTGATCCAGTGGGCATCCAAGAGCAAGTATCTCCGGTGGCCAGTACGACACTGGCTTCATCTACAGGTTCGCGCTGCTCTGGTTTAGCCAACGGTACCGTCCTCCTTCAGACAGCACGGGTTTGGGTTGAAAGCGAGACCAGGCGTCAACTTGTTCGTGTGCTTCTAGATAGTGGAAGTCAGCGGTCATTTATTAGGAGGTCACTTTCGGAGAAGCTCAAGTGTCAGTTACTAGGGGAGGAACAGCTTACACTTCATACGTTCGGGACTGACTTAGCATCGCAAATGAAATGTCGCCGTGTTCAAGTCTGGCTTCGTAGCCAGTACAACAGAAATGAAGTTCCCATCGAGGCCTTAGAGATGCCAGACATTTGCAACGACGTCATGGAAGGCCCGAATAGCGACTTAGTCTCCGGTCTTCGACTGAACGGAATGCTTGTTGCTGACGTTTCCCCTTTCGACTACAATTGCGAAGATGGCATTGGAATGCTCATAGGAGGGGACTTCTTTTGGAAGGTCGTTACAGGAGAGACGAAGCACATCAGCGAGAGCCTTGTAGCAGTCAACACAAGATTCGGTTGGACGTTCCTAGGACCTTCTCATACGAGCCCAGCAACGATATGCTCAAACGTTGGAGTTATGCGGGTAACAGTAGAAATGCATGACCCCGATCTGTCAAAGGAGGTGAAGAAGTTTTGGGAGCTAGAACATCTCGGCATTCAACATAGCGACATCACAGTCGACGATGACGCAGTTCTCCAGGAGTTCAGATCAACTGTGAAAGAGGTGAATGGGAGGTATCAAGTCAGGCTACCGTGGAAGGCCTCCAGATCAAGCTTACCTTCCAACGAGAGCGTTGCAAAGGACAGACTCCGTTCGTTAACGAAGAAGCTGCTAAAGAATGATCAGATCATGTTCGAGTATGACAAAGCGATCCGACAGTACATGAGAGAGGGGCACGCGGAGCAAGTCGACCTATCAAGGCCAAGTGACGGCGTCACTTATTATATGCCGCACCGTGCAGTCTTGAAGCAAGAGAGACAGAGCACGAAGATAAGGATCGTCTTTGATGCGTCTTCAAGCGCAAGCGGGTTCCCTTCACTTAACGACGTACTCGACAAGGGGCCAAATTTGAACCCTGAGTTGCTGGCTATGCTTATCAGATTCCGGAAGAGCAGTATAGGACTCGCTGCTGACATCGAGAAAGCATTTCTTCAAATTTGTTTGGACGAAACTGATCGTGATGCTTTCAGATTCCTGTGGTATGATACACGGCCCAAACGCAACGAACCTCTGCCAGGAATCGAAGTTTGGAGGATGACCAGAGTCCCTTTCGGAGCAGCATCGAGCCCCTTTCTTATGGCAGCGACACTTCGTCTCCATTTTGAAAGGATGTCCGCATATTACCCTTCTCTAACACAGGTACTCGGTGAAAGCTTCTATGTGGACGACCTTGTGACGAGTGTGGCTACACCACCTGAAGCCGAACGTCTCTTCAGCGAGGCAAACGAAATACTAACGTCGGCTGGGATGAACTTAAGGAAGTGGACAACGAATTCATCATCTCTGCAGGAAGTATTCAAAGATAGCAAGGAAGACCCGCTTCGTGCGGCCAACCAGCAACGAACGGTTAAAGTTCTTGGACTCTGTTGGGACACGAAGGAAGATACTCTTCAGGTTTCTACGGAGTCCCTTCAGCCATTTTTACTATTGACGAGAGATACAAAACGGTCATTGCTGCAAGCAACTGCGAGGATATTTGATCCATTCGGCTTTCTTGCTCCGTTCACTATCAAGGCAAAGATCATCTTCCAGCAGGCGTGGGAGCAAGGCGTCAGGTGGGATGATccattgccggatgaaatttcTGTTGAATGGTCACGGTGGATCAATGCGGTGCCTGACATACCCAAAATAAGCGTACCGAGAGCTCTGATGCCCGAAGAATCGACATCAGTGTTGTCCGTACACTGCTTCTCTGATGCAAGCATTCGTGCTTACGGAGCCGTCGTATACCTTCGTACCGAAAGCAACGACGGCGACATTGTCGTGAAGATGGTAGCGGCCAAATCGAGAGTCGCCCCTTTGAAGCGCGTTACACTACCGCGATTAGAGCTCCTAGGTGCGCTATTGGGGGCACGATTGACAACGTACGTGGTTCGGGCGCTTCACCTGGAAGAGGAGGTCACGTGTTTCTGGAGCGATTCCAGTATCGTTCTCCATTGGATAAAAGGAAGTGCCAGTCGTTGGAAACCTTTTGTAGCGAACCGAGTGACAGAAATTCAGACTCTTTGTGACCCTTCAAGATGGCGCTTCTGCCCTGGACATGAGAACCCCGCAGATCTTACAACGCGTGGAGTGCAACCGGAACGACTGATCATCGACGAATTCTGGTGGCGAGGGCCCAAATGGTTATCTTCTAGCGATGAAACGTGGCCAGTACTCGAACAGAGAGCTCCGGAACCTTCCACAGATGCAGTCGAGGGAGAGATGAAAGGAGTATTACACTGTCTCGCGGCAGCTGAGGCAGTTGCACCGCCGTTGTTCCACATCAGGGACTTCAACACTCTGGTAAGAGTACTTCGGCTAACAGCATGGATCAAGCGATTTGCAGTGAACTGCAGAAGTACGGAAGCAAAGCGACGGGGACACCTCACTACAACAGAACTGAATGAGGCGGAGAATTACTGGATTCGACAAGTTCAGCGTGAAAGCTTCCCAAAAGAGGTTGACATCATCTCAAGACATGCCGGAAAAATTAGCGAGGCATCGCCCCTATATAATTTAGCTCCCTACTTGGACAGCAACGGCATCCTACGCCTACGTGGAAGACTGCAAGAGAGCGACGGAAGTACAGCACAAAAACACCCAATTATATTGCCAAAAATACATGACTTCACGAAGAAACTAATCGTACAGGAACATAAACGTCTCCTTCATTCAGGTGTGCGCGACACACTGGTCCAGCTGCGGGAACATTATTGGATTATTAAAGGGAGACAAGTTGTAAAGAACGTGCTTCATCAGTGTATGACATGTCGAAGATGGCGAGCGAAGCCAGCAGAGGAACCCACTGCGCCACTTCCGAAGGACAGGGTGACAAAGGACCATccttttgctgtggtgggcataGACTTCGCAGGACCTCTGTACTACAAAGGCATACCAAGCGACAGCAAGGCCTACATAGTGTTGTTCACTTGTGCGGTAACGAGGGCAGTTCATCTGGAAATCATCACCGACTTAACTACTCCCACTTTTCTATTAGCGTTTCGGAGATTTACAGCAAGAAGGGGAGTGTGCCATACGATATACTCAGACAACGCCCTCACATTTAAACGAGCGTCAAAAGACCTCAAGAGGTTATGGACTTCACTGCGGAGTGAAGAGGCAGTAAACTACTTCTCCCAGATCCACCTACACTGGAAGTTCATAGTAGAAAGATTATGGTGGGGCGGTTTCTGGGAGGGGATGGTGCGATCTGTGAAGACTGCTCTGCGGAAGGCTCTCGGAAGAAGCACTCTGACCCTAGACGAACTTACCACTCTTTTAACTGAGGTTGAAGCGACAATTAATTCCAGACCTATCACTTACACTTACTCGGAGTTAAACGAGCCAGAGCCCCTTACACCTTCCCATTTTCTGGTCGGGAAAAGGCTCACAAGGTTGCCACCCAATTCTCCTGCAACTGACTTCCCTTCCTCAGAACGACGTCAGTTACAAAGGATATTGCGGTATCGTGAAATTCTGTTGGACCGGTTCTGGCGGAGATGGCAACACGAATACCTACATGAAGTGAGGACTGCGCACTGGCAACGCTCTTCAACATCTAGTGCTCTTCAAGTCGACGATCTGGTCCTACTAAAAGAAGATAAAGCACCACGAAGTCTATGGAAAATATGTCGTGTGGTGAAGACGTTTCCCGGAAGGGACGGACGTGTGCGATCGTGCTTGATTCAGCGCCCTCAAGGGGGAACAGTTAGGCGTGCAGTTCAGAACCTATTTCCTTTAGAAGTCAGTTAA